The Streptomyces collinus DNA segment GGCTGGCAGCCCGAGGCGTCACGGTCGGCTACGGCGGCCGGACCGTCATCGACGGCCTCGACGTGGCGATACCGCCCGGGGTCGTCACCACGATCATCGGCCCCAACGGCTGCGGGAAGTCCACCCTGTTGCGGACCCTGTCACGGCTGCTCAAGCCGACCAAGGGGACGGTCGTCCTGGACGGCGAGGACATCGGCAGGCTGCGGACCCGGGACGTGGCCAAGAAGCTCGGCCTGCTCCCGCAGGCGCCGGTCGCCCCGGAGGGGCTGACGGTGGCCGACCTGGTCGCCCGGGGCCGGCACCCGCACCAGAGCTGGCTGCGGCAGTGGTCCTCGGACGACGCCGAGGTCGTGGAGCGCGCGCTCGCCATGACCGGCGTGGCCGACCTGGCCGACCGCCCGGTCGACTCGCTCTCCGGCGGTCAACGGCAGCGCGTGTGGATCTCCATGACGCTGGCTCAGGGCACCGATCTGCTGCTCCTGGACGAGCCGACGACCTATCTGGACCTGGCGCACGCGGTCGACGTCCTCGACCTGGTCGACGATCTGCACGAGTCGGGCTGCACCGTCGTCATGGTGCTCCACGACCTCAACCTCGCCGTGCGCTACAGCGACCACCTCGTCGTGATGCGGGAGGGGTCGATCCTGGCGCAGGGGCATCCGCACGATGTCGTCACCGCCGAACTGCTGCACGAGGCCTTCGGGTTGCGCGCCCAGGTGATCGACGACCCGGTGGGCGACCGGCCGTTGATCGTGCCCATCGGACGTACGCACGTGCGACCGGGACACATCCCGATAAACGAGTAGAGGTAAGGCTAGGCTAACCTCACTCCGTCACGGTAAGGTTTGCCTGCCCTTTAGGCGAGGGTGCAGCGAACTAGCGCGAAAGCAAGGGGTTTTGGATGCTCCTCCATCGAACGACGTCCCGGAAGCCATGGCGGCGGCTGGCGGCGGTCGTGTCCGCGGCCACCCTCGGCGTCGGTCTCCTCGCGGGATGCGGCTCCGACTCGGCGGACACGGCGGACAACAAGAACGAGGGCACCCAGGCCGCGGCGGCCGGCGCGTTCCCGGTCACCGTGGAGCACGCATTCGGATCCACGAAGGTCGAGAAGGCGCCCCAGCGGGTCGTCTCCGTCGGCTACACCGACGACCAGACCATCCTGGCCTTCGGCATCAAGCCCGTCGGCATGGTCGACCAGTACCCCAACCCGCCGGGCAAGTCCCCCGACATCAACACCCAGTGGCCCTGGGTGAAGGACAAGTGGGGTGACACCAAGCCCGAGGTCATCATGAAGAACGGTGACTCCGGCCCCAACTACGAGAAGATCGCGGCCCTGCGGCCCGACCTGATCGTCGCGGTCTACTCCGAGATCGACCAGGCCGGCTACGACAAGCTCTCCAAGATCGCTCCCACGGTGGCCCGCACCAAGGCCGAGAAGGAGCCCTTCAGCGCCCCCTGGCAGGACAACGCCCTGCACATCGCCAAGGCCCTCGGCAAGGCCGACGAGGGCCAGAAGATGGTCGACGACATCGAGGGCAAGCTGGCCACGGCCAAGAAGGAGCACCCGGAGCTCGGCAAGCAGACCGCCGTCGCGCTGTCCTGGTACGAGAACTCGGTGGCGCCGTTCACCTCCACCGACGTGCGCGGCCGGCTCGTCTCGGGCATCGGCTTCAAGTACCAGACCGGGATCGACAAGGTCGCCGGGGGCAGCTTCTACACCAAGCTCTCGCCCGAGCGCATCGACCTCGTCGACGTCGACCACATCTTCGTCATCAACGACAAGGCCGACACCGAGGCCCTGAAGAAGTTCAAGCTGTTCGCCAACCTCGACGCGGTGAAGAAGGGCAACGTGTCCTACCTGCTCGACAGCGAGGGACCGGCCGTCGGCGCGGCCATCTCCCAGGGCACCCTGCTGTCCATGCCGTACGCGATCGACGAGCTCGTCAAGTCGGTCGAGTAGGGAAGTGAGCACCACCGACACGCGCGTCGCCCCGGCGGCCCTGCGCACGACGACCGGACGCGAGGCCGCCCGCTGGGTCGCGGGACACTGCCGCGCCATGCCCGGACTCTCGGCCGCGACCGTGCTCACCACGGTCGCGGGGGCGGCGCTCCAGGTGCTCCCGGTGCTTCTGCTCGGCCGGGTGGTCGACGGGGTCGTCGGGGGCGAGGACCGTTCGGTCCTGGTCACGATCGGGGTGCTGATCGGTGCCGCCGCGCTGCTCGGCGCGGCGGCCACCGCGGTCTCCACCTACCTGATCGGACGGCTGGGAGCGGATCTGCTGGCACGGCTGCGCGAAGGCGCCGTCCGGGCGGTGCTCGGCATGCCGAGCGCGCGGATCGAGCAGGTCGGCCGGGGAGACGTGCTCTCCCGCGTCGGCGACGACGTGGCCGTCATCTCCAAGGGCATCCGCACGGCCGTCCCCACGGTGTTCTCGGCCGGCGTGCTGGTCGTCATCGCCACGCTCGGCATGTTCGGCCTTGACTGGCGACTCGGTCTGGCCGGCGCCGGCGCGCTGCCCGCCTACGCGCTGGCGCTGCGCTGGTACCTGCCCCGGTC contains these protein-coding regions:
- a CDS encoding ABC transporter ATP-binding protein yields the protein MVAQSVTEAAVGDASRLAARGVTVGYGGRTVIDGLDVAIPPGVVTTIIGPNGCGKSTLLRTLSRLLKPTKGTVVLDGEDIGRLRTRDVAKKLGLLPQAPVAPEGLTVADLVARGRHPHQSWLRQWSSDDAEVVERALAMTGVADLADRPVDSLSGGQRQRVWISMTLAQGTDLLLLDEPTTYLDLAHAVDVLDLVDDLHESGCTVVMVLHDLNLAVRYSDHLVVMREGSILAQGHPHDVVTAELLHEAFGLRAQVIDDPVGDRPLIVPIGRTHVRPGHIPINE
- a CDS encoding iron-siderophore ABC transporter substrate-binding protein, which gives rise to MLLHRTTSRKPWRRLAAVVSAATLGVGLLAGCGSDSADTADNKNEGTQAAAAGAFPVTVEHAFGSTKVEKAPQRVVSVGYTDDQTILAFGIKPVGMVDQYPNPPGKSPDINTQWPWVKDKWGDTKPEVIMKNGDSGPNYEKIAALRPDLIVAVYSEIDQAGYDKLSKIAPTVARTKAEKEPFSAPWQDNALHIAKALGKADEGQKMVDDIEGKLATAKKEHPELGKQTAVALSWYENSVAPFTSTDVRGRLVSGIGFKYQTGIDKVAGGSFYTKLSPERIDLVDVDHIFVINDKADTEALKKFKLFANLDAVKKGNVSYLLDSEGPAVGAAISQGTLLSMPYAIDELVKSVE